A genome region from Bdellovibrionota bacterium includes the following:
- a CDS encoding NifU family protein, with translation MKVEIIDIGQPEFRKFTFDQTISKTEVEYPSSTQAERSPLANKIFGFPWTEQVTVGTDHVVVKKQDWVDWEMLAEPLAGLIKEHFDMLKSDGVQDFEENPPLKTVDPTKTAEELSSSLAQNPFAAQVQKVLDSDINPMVASHGGKVSLVDLTQDTVYVKLEGGCQGCSSSQATLKQGVEIAIKRALPSIQNVIDVTDHASGHNPYM, from the coding sequence ATGAAAGTTGAAATTATTGATATTGGCCAGCCTGAATTTCGCAAATTTACGTTTGATCAAACGATCTCAAAGACAGAAGTCGAATATCCTTCATCGACCCAAGCTGAAAGATCACCCTTGGCCAATAAGATCTTTGGTTTCCCATGGACAGAGCAAGTTACGGTGGGAACTGACCATGTGGTCGTAAAGAAACAAGATTGGGTAGATTGGGAAATGCTCGCAGAACCTCTTGCCGGTCTCATCAAAGAACATTTCGATATGCTTAAAAGCGATGGAGTTCAAGATTTCGAAGAAAATCCTCCATTAAAGACGGTAGATCCAACTAAAACTGCTGAAGAACTAAGCTCTAGTTTGGCTCAAAATCCCTTTGCAGCCCAAGTGCAGAAGGTTCTTGATAGCGACATCAATCCTATGGTTGCAAGTCATGGCGGTAAAGTGAGCCTGGTTGACCTTACTCAAGATACAGTTTACGTGAAATTAGAAGGCGGTTGCCAAGGCTGTTCTTCGTCTCAAGCGACTCTGAAGCAAGGTGTGGAAATCGCGATCAAACGCGCATTGCCATCGATTCAAAATGTTATTGATGTCACTGATCACGCATCAGGCCACAATCCCTACATGTGA
- a CDS encoding 2-oxoglutarate dehydrogenase E1 component, with product MEKNKLSYMNQSNAEYIDGLYQQYLKSPDTVENEWKRFFEGMEFSKDGGLSEKDLNVYRLIRAYRDYGHFEAQLNPLQNSNSKSEELSLTKYGLTDADLGQHFEIGAYKGTLKEIVESLKRTYCGTLSVQVAETKPRIREWFINEMEKNLENHKISKEEKLNILRQVIITDSFENFLHTRYVGAKRFSVEGGDSLIPILEKIAGSGTKIGVEEITIGMAHRGRLNVLANFMGKGYGDIFSEFDGKAFDGIPGLDGDVKYHLGYQSVKETANGPCAVSLAFNPSHLEAVNPVVQGIVRAKQRIRKDTEKRKKVVPVLIHGEAAFAGQGVVSEGFQMSQLKGYTVGGTVHIIIDNQVGFTADVVDTRSSPYSSDVAKTLLCPVIHVNGDDVEACVRAADIAIRFRQEFGHDVVINMTCYRRFGHNEGDEPAFTQPVMYAIIKNHPTLAEIYGAKLIAEKHIDEKGLTALTQEKMDNLQKILDEVRKKPLTLKLMSFEGLWKGFRRGELKDFDVPTNTKTDLKNLKKVGEVLTTFPKGFTPHSKIEKLVEQRKQMATGEKPVDWGMAELLCYGSLIHEGTSVRLSGQDCGRGTFTHRHSVFYDVKTGEPYTPLKTVNLEKEFCVYDSLLSEYGVLGFEYGNSISDPTFLTIWEAQFGDFMNGAQIIIDQFLVAGESKWYQMSGLVLLLPHGYEGQGPEHSSARLERFLQSCAQANIQVCNFTTPAQLFHALRRQVKRDFRKPLVVMSPKSLLRHPKVVSTLEELSTGTFQEILLDPTVKDYKNVEQFVFCSGKVYYDLDDAREKAKVVGTDKVAVIRVEQLYPFPEKKIHELIKSSKKLKAITWLQEEPKNMGAYNVVAPWFDHKVHYIGRDMRASPATGSPYKHAEEQKEIATQFLELYKK from the coding sequence TTGGAAAAAAATAAATTAAGTTACATGAATCAATCGAACGCCGAATATATCGACGGACTTTATCAACAGTATTTAAAATCTCCCGACACTGTCGAAAATGAATGGAAAAGATTTTTCGAGGGAATGGAATTTTCTAAAGACGGCGGTCTTTCAGAAAAAGATTTAAACGTATATAGATTAATTCGCGCGTATCGTGATTATGGACATTTCGAAGCGCAATTGAATCCACTTCAAAACTCCAATTCAAAATCAGAAGAATTGTCTTTAACAAAATACGGACTAACGGATGCTGACCTTGGACAGCACTTTGAAATTGGTGCGTACAAAGGGACGCTAAAGGAAATCGTAGAGTCTCTCAAAAGAACTTACTGCGGAACTTTATCGGTGCAAGTGGCCGAGACAAAGCCGCGCATTCGTGAATGGTTTATCAACGAGATGGAAAAAAATCTTGAGAACCATAAAATTTCTAAAGAAGAAAAATTAAATATCTTAAGACAAGTGATCATCACCGATTCCTTCGAAAATTTTTTACACACACGCTATGTGGGAGCAAAAAGATTCTCTGTAGAAGGTGGAGATTCATTGATTCCAATTTTAGAAAAGATCGCAGGTAGCGGAACTAAAATCGGTGTCGAAGAAATCACGATTGGTATGGCTCATAGAGGAAGACTGAACGTTCTTGCAAATTTTATGGGTAAAGGTTACGGAGATATTTTCTCTGAGTTCGACGGAAAAGCTTTTGATGGAATTCCTGGTTTGGATGGCGACGTAAAATATCATTTGGGTTACCAATCGGTAAAAGAAACAGCGAATGGCCCATGCGCGGTATCGTTAGCATTTAATCCGTCACACTTAGAAGCGGTCAACCCGGTTGTTCAAGGTATCGTAAGAGCAAAACAAAGAATTAGAAAAGACACAGAAAAAAGAAAAAAAGTTGTTCCGGTGTTAATTCACGGTGAGGCGGCATTTGCTGGCCAAGGCGTTGTGAGTGAAGGTTTTCAGATGTCACAACTCAAAGGTTATACTGTGGGTGGAACAGTTCATATCATTATCGATAACCAAGTGGGTTTCACGGCGGACGTAGTGGACACAAGAAGTTCTCCGTATTCATCTGACGTTGCAAAAACATTATTGTGTCCAGTGATTCATGTGAATGGTGACGATGTTGAGGCGTGCGTAAGAGCTGCCGATATTGCAATTCGATTCAGACAAGAATTCGGTCACGACGTTGTGATCAATATGACTTGCTATCGAAGATTTGGACACAACGAAGGTGATGAGCCTGCATTCACGCAACCGGTGATGTACGCCATCATTAAGAATCATCCAACATTAGCAGAAATCTATGGTGCAAAATTAATCGCAGAAAAACATATCGATGAAAAGGGTTTGACTGCGCTCACTCAAGAGAAAATGGACAATCTCCAAAAGATCTTGGATGAAGTGAGAAAAAAACCTTTAACCCTTAAGCTCATGTCTTTTGAAGGTTTGTGGAAAGGCTTCAGACGTGGAGAGCTTAAAGACTTCGACGTTCCAACGAATACAAAAACAGATTTAAAAAATTTAAAGAAAGTGGGGGAAGTTTTAACGACTTTCCCTAAGGGTTTTACTCCACATTCAAAAATTGAAAAATTAGTTGAACAAAGAAAGCAAATGGCAACTGGGGAGAAACCAGTGGACTGGGGCATGGCAGAGCTTCTTTGTTATGGAAGTTTGATTCACGAGGGAACTTCGGTAAGGCTTTCTGGTCAAGATTGCGGAAGAGGAACATTCACTCACAGACATTCCGTATTCTATGATGTTAAAACTGGAGAGCCATACACTCCGTTAAAAACTGTGAATTTAGAAAAAGAATTCTGTGTATACGATTCATTGTTATCTGAATATGGTGTTCTTGGATTTGAATACGGAAATTCGATTTCAGATCCAACATTTCTAACAATTTGGGAAGCGCAATTTGGTGACTTTATGAACGGTGCTCAAATCATCATCGACCAATTCTTGGTTGCAGGCGAGAGCAAATGGTATCAAATGAGTGGCCTTGTGCTTTTACTTCCTCACGGATACGAAGGACAAGGACCTGAGCACTCAAGCGCAAGGCTCGAAAGATTCTTACAATCCTGTGCACAAGCGAACATCCAAGTCTGTAACTTTACAACTCCAGCGCAACTTTTCCACGCCTTAAGACGCCAAGTGAAGAGAGATTTCAGGAAACCGTTAGTTGTAATGTCTCCCAAATCATTACTCAGACATCCAAAAGTCGTTTCAACATTGGAAGAACTATCGACAGGAACGTTCCAAGAAATTCTATTGGATCCAACAGTGAAGGATTACAAAAATGTTGAACAATTCGTATTCTGTTCTGGAAAAGTTTATTACGACTTAGATGATGCTAGAGAAAAGGCAAAAGTTGTAGGCACCGATAAGGTTGCTGTGATCAGAGTAGAGCAGCTGTACCCATTCCCAGAAAAGAAAATTCATGAATTAATTAAATCTTCAAAGAAGTTAAAGGCCATCACATGGTTGCAGGAAGAACCGAAGAACATGGGCGCATACAATGTAGTCGCTCCATGGTTTGATCATAAAGTTCATTACATAGGACGTGATATGAGAGCATCTCCGGCGACGGGATCTCCATACAAACACGCAGAAGAGCAAAAAGAAATCGCAACTCAATTTTTAGAATTATACAAGAAGTAG
- the odhB gene encoding 2-oxoglutarate dehydrogenase complex dihydrolipoyllysine-residue succinyltransferase — protein sequence MKDVKIPTVGESITEATIARWIKKTGEFVKKGEAILEVETDKANVEVVADDSGVLKTSANEGDVVLIGSTVAQIDESKAAPNAAAPAEEKASPAAPAPKSAPAAAGTEMHASSEHSPAVRKIVAEKQIDVTTIQGTGKDGRLTKADVTNPQAKAPAAPSAPAKAPSAPMPTRAPSSQQGQQERVKMTNIRKKIAERLLMSQQTTATLTTFNDVDMTNLLALRAKYKDTFKEKYNVSLGFMGFFVKASIEALKEIRAVNGLIDGTDMIYNNFYNIGVAVGTEKGLIVPVLKDADHLSLAGIEQEIKNYALKARDGKISPDDLSGGTFTISNGGVYGSLMSTPILNPPQSGILGMHRIEERPVAINGKVEIRPMMYLALSYDHRVIDGKEAVTFLVKIKQCIEDPTRILLEV from the coding sequence ATGAAAGACGTAAAGATACCAACAGTAGGCGAATCTATCACGGAAGCCACAATTGCTCGTTGGATTAAGAAAACTGGTGAGTTTGTAAAAAAAGGTGAAGCGATTCTAGAAGTAGAAACCGACAAGGCCAACGTGGAAGTTGTTGCAGATGATAGTGGTGTTTTAAAAACATCAGCGAACGAAGGCGATGTGGTTCTGATTGGGTCGACAGTTGCGCAGATTGATGAATCAAAGGCAGCCCCAAATGCGGCTGCTCCAGCGGAAGAAAAAGCATCGCCTGCAGCTCCAGCTCCTAAATCTGCTCCAGCAGCAGCGGGAACAGAGATGCACGCGAGCAGCGAACATTCTCCTGCGGTGAGAAAGATCGTTGCCGAAAAGCAAATCGATGTCACAACAATTCAAGGAACTGGAAAAGATGGAAGATTAACTAAGGCTGACGTCACCAATCCTCAGGCGAAAGCTCCTGCGGCTCCCTCTGCTCCAGCAAAAGCGCCAAGCGCTCCAATGCCAACAAGAGCTCCCTCTTCGCAACAAGGCCAACAAGAGCGCGTAAAGATGACTAATATCCGTAAGAAGATTGCTGAAAGATTATTAATGTCTCAGCAAACGACAGCAACTCTAACAACATTTAACGATGTGGATATGACAAATCTTTTAGCTTTAAGAGCTAAATACAAAGATACTTTTAAAGAAAAGTATAATGTGTCTTTAGGTTTCATGGGCTTCTTCGTAAAAGCTTCTATCGAGGCTCTAAAAGAAATTCGTGCGGTGAATGGTTTGATCGATGGAACGGATATGATCTACAACAATTTCTACAACATTGGTGTAGCGGTGGGCACAGAGAAAGGGTTGATCGTTCCAGTATTAAAAGATGCAGATCACTTATCATTAGCTGGAATTGAACAAGAAATTAAAAATTATGCATTGAAGGCACGCGACGGAAAAATTTCTCCAGATGATTTATCAGGAGGAACATTCACGATCTCTAACGGTGGTGTGTATGGATCGCTGATGTCTACGCCAATTTTAAATCCACCACAGAGTGGTATCTTGGGTATGCATAGAATCGAAGAAAGACCTGTTGCAATCAATGGCAAAGTTGAAATCAGACCCATGATGTATCTTGCATTATCTTACGACCATAGAGTGATCGATGGCAAAGAAGCAGTGACATTCTTAGTGAAGATTAAACAATGTATCGAAGACCCGACTCGTATTCTTTTAGAAGTATAA
- the lpdA gene encoding dihydrolipoyl dehydrogenase: MAENNFDVVFIGAGPGGYTGAIRAAQLGMKVAIVEKYKTLGGTCLNVGCIPSKALLDSSEHFEAANHELEAHGVKVSGVSLDLNRMMERKSKIVKDLTSGVDFLMKKNKIERFLGYGKITTPNEVEIKAEDGATMKLAAKNIVIATGSVVAELPFMKVDKINVISSTQALSLETVPKHLVVVGGGVIGLELGSVWKRLGAKVTVIEFADRIASMMDSQMTTVLTRSLKKQGMEFVLKAKVTGYKAEKKGKETEITVTYEDMTKNTTVDIKCDKILLAVGRKPFSEGLGLEELGIEKDKRGFIQVNDHYQTKHPNIFAIGDVIPGPMLAHKSEEEGVAVAEILAGQAGHVNYNTVPSVIYTWPELASVGLSEEQVKEKGTEYKVGTFPFTANARAKAIGMTDGLVKVIADKATDKVLGVHIVGPRASDVLAEAVIAMEFSASAEDIARTFHGHPTLSEVMREAALNVDKMARQG, encoded by the coding sequence ATGGCAGAAAATAATTTTGATGTGGTTTTTATCGGCGCTGGTCCTGGTGGTTACACGGGAGCAATACGTGCAGCTCAACTAGGAATGAAGGTTGCGATCGTAGAAAAATATAAAACTCTTGGTGGGACTTGTCTCAATGTAGGTTGTATTCCTTCAAAAGCTCTTCTGGATTCTTCCGAGCATTTCGAAGCGGCAAATCATGAGTTAGAAGCTCATGGTGTAAAAGTAAGCGGTGTAAGTCTAGATCTTAATCGTATGATGGAAAGAAAATCTAAAATCGTAAAAGATCTCACCAGTGGTGTAGATTTCCTTATGAAAAAAAACAAAATCGAAAGATTTTTAGGCTACGGAAAAATCACAACACCCAATGAAGTAGAAATCAAAGCGGAAGACGGCGCAACGATGAAGCTTGCTGCCAAAAACATAGTCATCGCCACAGGGAGTGTGGTTGCTGAACTGCCATTTATGAAAGTGGATAAAATCAATGTGATTTCATCCACCCAAGCTCTATCACTTGAGACTGTTCCAAAGCACTTGGTGGTTGTGGGTGGCGGTGTGATCGGACTAGAACTGGGTTCAGTGTGGAAGAGACTTGGCGCAAAAGTCACAGTAATTGAATTTGCTGATCGCATTGCCAGTATGATGGATTCTCAAATGACAACCGTCCTTACTCGTTCTTTGAAAAAACAAGGAATGGAGTTTGTTTTGAAGGCCAAAGTGACAGGTTATAAAGCTGAGAAAAAAGGCAAAGAAACTGAAATCACCGTTACATATGAGGACATGACAAAAAATACAACAGTGGATATTAAGTGCGATAAAATTTTATTGGCCGTTGGTAGAAAACCTTTTTCCGAAGGCTTAGGCTTAGAAGAATTAGGAATTGAAAAAGACAAGCGCGGATTTATCCAAGTGAATGATCACTACCAAACGAAGCACCCAAATATTTTTGCAATTGGTGATGTGATTCCTGGTCCAATGCTTGCCCACAAATCAGAAGAAGAAGGTGTTGCCGTTGCGGAGATCCTTGCGGGTCAGGCGGGACATGTGAATTACAATACGGTTCCTTCCGTGATCTATACTTGGCCAGAGCTTGCTAGTGTCGGTTTATCAGAAGAGCAAGTAAAAGAAAAAGGCACAGAATATAAAGTTGGAACATTTCCATTCACAGCAAATGCGAGAGCAAAAGCTATCGGTATGACAGATGGACTTGTAAAAGTGATCGCAGACAAAGCAACGGACAAAGTTTTAGGAGTTCACATCGTTGGTCCAAGAGCTTCTGACGTTCTTGCAGAAGCGGTGATAGCAATGGAATTCAGCGCATCGGCTGAAGACATAGCAAGAACATTCCACGGTCATCCTACGCTCTCAGAAGTGATGAGAGAAGCTGCGCTCAACGTTGATAAAATGGCCCGCCAAGGTTAA
- a CDS encoding NAD(P)-dependent alcohol dehydrogenase — protein sequence MFCTGYRSLDYLRLVDVDKPVLGESDLLIEVKFSSVQTADWRIQSFEMPKGMGTLARLIFGFSKPRQPILGTEISGVIKATGPNVKTFKVGDEVVAVLGAKFGGHAEFIKVKEDSLILKKPSNMKFQEAACLSFGGLTALDFLKYKANVKSREHVLIHGASGAVGLAAIQIAKHLGAVVTAVCSQENFPLVRSIGADFVLDYSKEAFWKSETKYDVIFDIIGNFKISEGLDSLKDFGRLVLIAAGLEQMLFGSVQTISTKKKVITGVGAESKDLLLELIQLYERGQYKSIIDREYSLEQIPEAYKYTSGRHKRGNVVINIGGVRSRD from the coding sequence ATGTTTTGTACGGGTTATAGGTCATTAGACTATCTTAGGCTCGTAGACGTAGATAAGCCTGTGCTGGGCGAGAGTGATTTGCTTATCGAAGTGAAATTCAGTTCTGTTCAAACCGCAGATTGGCGCATTCAAAGTTTCGAAATGCCTAAAGGTATGGGGACACTTGCGAGACTTATTTTTGGTTTTTCCAAACCCAGGCAGCCTATTTTGGGAACCGAAATTTCGGGTGTGATCAAGGCTACGGGTCCAAATGTAAAAACATTTAAAGTTGGAGACGAAGTAGTTGCAGTTCTTGGTGCAAAATTTGGAGGTCATGCCGAATTTATAAAAGTAAAAGAAGATAGTCTTATTCTTAAAAAGCCTTCGAATATGAAATTTCAAGAGGCCGCGTGCTTATCTTTTGGAGGATTAACTGCTCTTGATTTTTTGAAATATAAAGCAAACGTTAAGAGTCGAGAACATGTGTTGATTCACGGAGCATCAGGTGCAGTGGGACTTGCGGCAATTCAGATTGCAAAGCACCTGGGAGCGGTCGTTACAGCTGTCTGCAGCCAGGAAAACTTTCCACTAGTTAGATCCATCGGTGCTGATTTTGTGTTGGATTACAGCAAGGAAGCATTTTGGAAATCAGAGACCAAGTATGACGTTATTTTTGATATTATTGGAAACTTCAAAATTTCAGAAGGCCTTGATTCGCTTAAAGACTTCGGTCGATTGGTTTTAATAGCGGCTGGGCTTGAGCAAATGTTATTTGGTAGTGTACAAACTATATCCACAAAAAAGAAAGTCATTACAGGAGTAGGAGCAGAGTCGAAAGATCTTTTATTGGAATTAATTCAGCTTTATGAAAGAGGCCAATACAAGTCCATTATTGATAGAGAGTATTCATTGGAACAGATTCCTGAAGCTTACAAATACACTAGTGGACGTCACAAGCGAGGCAATGTAGTCATCAACATTGGCGGAGTGCGCTCTAGAGATTAA
- the acnA gene encoding aconitate hydratase AcnA, which yields MSAQLLVQSKDSFKTKSKLKVGSKEYTIFDIQKINHPNLKKLPNSIKVLLENLLRHEDGLNVTSEDIESLLGMDKKSLEREISFFPARVLMQDFTGVPAVVDLAAMRDAVKKLGGDVTKINPLTPVDLVIDHSVTVDHYGTSKSFDENVKVEFEKNQERYVFLKWGQGAFNNFRVVPPGTGICHQVNLEYLAKTVWTTKTPNEEYAYPDTLVGTDSHTTMVNGLAVLGWGVGGIEAEAAMLGQAISMLIPEVIGFKIEGQLKEGVTATDLVLTVTNMLRKKGVVGKFVEFYGPGLKNLPLADRATIANMAPEYGATCGFFPIDEETMKYLKLSGRDDQTCALVEAYAKQTGFWRDGSGEGIQFNDTLSLDISTVESSLAGPKRPQDRVSLSVAHSDFKNQLALGFSVPAEKTSKEQSATTVEGADYKLGNGDVVIAAITSCTNTSNPYVMVGAGIVAKKAVEKGLTMKPWVKTSLAPGSQVVTDYLEKAGLQTYLDKVGFNLVGYGCTTCIGNSGPLPLPISNAVEKGNLVVASVLSGNRNFEGRINPHSKANYLASPPLVVAYALAGTMTIDFAKDPIGNGKDGKPVFLKDIWPTTKEVNDTVHGVLTTQMFNGRYNNVFAGTADWQKIQTTTSENYNWTESTYIKNPPYFATMKKAPEALKDIHGARPLAILGDSITTDHISPAGNIKKDSPAGKFLGSKGIPPNDFNSYGARRGNDDVMVRGTFANIRLKNEMLPGTEGGITKYIPSGETMSIYDASMKYQDSKTPLVIIGGKEYGTGSSRDWAAKGTLLLGVKAVITESFERIHRSNLIGMGVIPLQFMPGTDRKTLKLDGTEIFDIQGIETGLKAQQELDVTITRVNGVKEKIKVKSRLDTAVEVEYFKNGGILHYVLRKLTS from the coding sequence ATGTCAGCTCAATTATTAGTTCAGTCTAAAGACAGTTTTAAAACAAAATCAAAACTCAAAGTCGGCTCTAAGGAGTATACGATTTTTGATATTCAAAAAATCAATCATCCAAATCTGAAGAAACTTCCCAATTCTATCAAGGTTTTACTTGAAAATCTTTTGAGGCACGAAGATGGATTGAATGTAACTAGCGAAGATATTGAGAGCTTACTCGGTATGGATAAAAAATCTCTAGAAAGAGAAATATCATTCTTCCCTGCAAGAGTTCTTATGCAAGATTTCACAGGCGTTCCTGCGGTTGTAGATCTCGCTGCGATGAGAGATGCTGTAAAAAAATTAGGTGGTGACGTAACAAAGATCAACCCACTCACACCCGTGGATCTCGTGATCGATCACTCTGTGACTGTGGATCATTACGGAACAAGCAAGTCCTTTGATGAGAATGTAAAAGTAGAATTTGAAAAAAACCAAGAAAGATATGTATTCCTAAAATGGGGCCAAGGCGCATTCAATAATTTTAGAGTGGTACCTCCTGGGACCGGAATTTGCCATCAAGTGAATTTAGAGTATCTTGCGAAAACTGTTTGGACGACAAAAACTCCGAACGAAGAATATGCTTATCCAGATACACTCGTAGGAACTGATAGTCATACAACTATGGTGAATGGTCTTGCAGTTCTTGGCTGGGGCGTGGGCGGTATCGAGGCAGAAGCCGCAATGCTTGGTCAAGCGATCAGTATGCTGATTCCAGAAGTGATTGGTTTTAAAATCGAAGGACAACTCAAGGAAGGCGTCACGGCGACGGATCTAGTTCTAACAGTTACAAACATGCTGAGAAAAAAAGGCGTTGTTGGTAAGTTCGTAGAATTCTATGGACCAGGTTTAAAAAATCTTCCTCTTGCTGATAGAGCGACAATTGCGAACATGGCTCCTGAATATGGCGCAACCTGTGGATTCTTTCCGATCGATGAAGAAACAATGAAGTACTTAAAACTTTCTGGTCGTGATGATCAAACTTGCGCGCTCGTTGAAGCCTATGCAAAACAAACTGGCTTCTGGAGAGATGGTTCTGGCGAAGGAATTCAATTCAATGACACTTTGAGTTTGGATATCTCGACTGTTGAATCTTCTCTTGCAGGACCGAAAAGACCACAAGACAGAGTTTCACTATCAGTAGCTCACTCTGATTTCAAAAATCAATTGGCTCTTGGCTTTAGTGTTCCAGCAGAAAAAACATCAAAAGAGCAAAGTGCAACAACGGTGGAAGGCGCTGATTATAAACTTGGAAATGGTGACGTAGTTATCGCTGCCATCACTAGCTGCACCAACACTTCAAATCCTTACGTTATGGTGGGCGCTGGGATCGTTGCCAAGAAAGCGGTTGAAAAAGGCTTAACAATGAAACCTTGGGTAAAGACCTCTCTCGCTCCAGGATCTCAAGTTGTAACTGACTATCTAGAAAAAGCAGGATTACAAACTTATCTTGATAAAGTGGGCTTTAACCTTGTTGGTTATGGTTGCACGACTTGCATTGGTAACTCTGGACCTCTTCCACTTCCCATTTCAAATGCAGTGGAAAAGGGAAATCTAGTGGTGGCTTCGGTACTTTCTGGAAATAGAAACTTCGAAGGAAGAATTAACCCGCATTCAAAAGCAAACTATCTTGCCTCTCCACCACTTGTGGTGGCTTATGCTCTCGCTGGCACCATGACCATTGATTTTGCAAAAGATCCGATTGGAAATGGTAAAGATGGAAAACCAGTTTTCTTAAAAGACATCTGGCCAACAACGAAAGAAGTGAACGACACTGTTCATGGTGTTTTAACTACGCAAATGTTCAACGGTCGTTACAATAATGTTTTTGCAGGCACAGCTGACTGGCAAAAAATTCAAACTACAACTTCTGAAAACTACAATTGGACAGAAAGCACTTACATCAAAAATCCTCCGTACTTTGCAACAATGAAGAAAGCTCCAGAAGCTCTTAAGGATATTCATGGCGCAAGACCACTTGCGATCTTAGGTGACTCCATCACCACAGATCACATTTCTCCTGCTGGAAATATCAAAAAAGATTCTCCTGCTGGAAAGTTCTTGGGTTCAAAAGGCATTCCTCCCAATGACTTTAACTCTTATGGTGCACGTCGCGGAAATGATGACGTCATGGTAAGGGGAACTTTTGCAAACATCAGGCTGAAAAACGAAATGCTTCCAGGCACTGAAGGTGGAATCACCAAATACATTCCGAGTGGAGAGACTATGTCGATCTATGATGCTTCAATGAAGTATCAAGATTCTAAAACTCCACTTGTAATTATTGGTGGTAAAGAATATGGAACGGGATCATCACGTGACTGGGCTGCAAAAGGAACATTACTTCTTGGAGTAAAAGCTGTGATCACAGAAAGTTTCGAGAGAATTCATAGATCCAATTTGATTGGTATGGGAGTTATTCCATTACAATTTATGCCAGGCACAGACAGAAAAACTTTGAAACTGGATGGAACTGAGATCTTTGATATTCAAGGAATTGAAACAGGATTGAAAGCACAACAAGAATTGGATGTGACAATTACTCGAGTCAATGGTGTGAAAGAAAAAATCAAAGTGAAATCAAGATTAGACACTGCCGTTGAAGTTGAATATTTTAAAAATGGTGGAATCCTGCATTACGTGCTGCGCAAACTCACATCGTAG